One region of Streptomyces davaonensis JCM 4913 genomic DNA includes:
- a CDS encoding glutamine synthetase family protein has protein sequence MTTLADPVPGGRPGDIERATALSGELSGRGVHGIVLAYVDTAGITRVKAIPTAKLASATAWGVGMSPVFDTFLANDSIVTTDVLGSPDGDLRLYPDLDRLTVLAAQPGWAWAPVDRITQEGEPHPGCTRTLLRHLVADAARQGLTFRASIEIEWSVGHGPTAEGEFRPAVPGPAYGAARQVELSDCAADLLAALAEQGVDVDQIHPEYAAGQFELSVGALDPVAAADRSVLVRQTIRAVARRHGLVVSFAPAVFAEGVGNGGHLHLSAWRDGANLHAGGDRRHGMTSDAESFTAGVLHHLPALTAVTAPSPASYLRLKPSQWAGVFTAWGRETREAGVRVITGTTGLRDQAANIEIKPVDLAANPCLALGSVIAAGLHGMAKSASLPSEITGNPADLSPEEAEARDVRRLPTSLAEAVEEFRADEVLRSALGPVLADAVIAVRQGEIAAVEGLDDAGIAAAYRWRY, from the coding sequence ATGACCACCCTTGCCGACCCCGTGCCCGGAGGGCGTCCCGGAGACATCGAGCGGGCCACCGCGCTGAGCGGGGAGCTGTCCGGCCGTGGTGTGCACGGGATCGTGCTCGCCTACGTGGACACCGCGGGGATCACCCGGGTGAAGGCGATCCCGACGGCGAAGCTGGCCTCGGCGACGGCCTGGGGCGTCGGGATGTCCCCGGTGTTCGACACCTTCCTGGCGAACGACTCCATCGTCACCACCGATGTCCTCGGCTCGCCCGACGGCGATCTGCGGCTCTACCCCGATCTGGACCGGCTGACGGTGCTGGCCGCGCAGCCCGGCTGGGCGTGGGCGCCGGTGGACCGGATCACCCAGGAGGGCGAGCCTCATCCGGGCTGCACCCGCACCCTGCTGCGCCACCTGGTCGCCGACGCCGCCCGTCAGGGCCTGACCTTCCGGGCGTCGATCGAGATCGAGTGGTCCGTCGGCCACGGCCCCACCGCCGAGGGCGAGTTCAGGCCCGCGGTGCCCGGTCCGGCGTACGGCGCCGCCCGGCAGGTCGAGTTGAGCGACTGCGCCGCCGATCTGCTGGCCGCGCTCGCCGAGCAGGGCGTGGACGTCGACCAGATCCATCCCGAGTACGCGGCGGGGCAGTTCGAGCTGTCGGTCGGCGCGCTGGACCCGGTGGCTGCGGCCGACCGCAGCGTGCTGGTGCGCCAGACGATCCGCGCGGTGGCCCGGCGCCACGGCCTGGTGGTCTCCTTCGCCCCCGCGGTCTTCGCCGAGGGCGTCGGCAACGGCGGTCACCTCCACCTCTCCGCCTGGCGCGACGGCGCCAATCTGCACGCGGGCGGCGACCGCCGCCACGGCATGACGTCCGACGCCGAGTCCTTCACCGCCGGCGTCCTCCACCACCTCCCGGCGCTCACCGCGGTGACCGCGCCCAGCCCCGCCAGCTATCTGCGGCTCAAACCCTCCCAGTGGGCAGGGGTGTTCACCGCCTGGGGCCGGGAGACCCGCGAGGCGGGGGTACGGGTGATCACCGGCACGACGGGGCTGCGCGACCAGGCGGCGAACATCGAGATCAAGCCGGTCGACCTCGCCGCCAACCCCTGTCTCGCGCTCGGCTCCGTCATCGCCGCCGGTCTCCACGGCATGGCGAAGTCCGCGTCCCTGCCCAGTGAGATCACCGGGAACCCGGCCGACCTGAGCCCCGAGGAGGCCGAGGCGCGGGACGTACGCCGGCTACCGACCTCGCTCGCCGAGGCCGTCGAGGAGTTCCGCGCGGACGAGGTGCTGCGCTCGGCGCTCGGTCCGGTCCTCGCCGACGCGGTGATCGCCGTACGGCAGGGCGAGATCGCCGCCGTCGAAGGCCTCGACGACGCCGGGATCGCGGCGGCGTACCGCTGGCGGTACTGA
- a CDS encoding TIGR01458 family HAD-type hydrolase, protein MESVRAVLIDIDGVLTVSWQPLPGAVEALREIRGAGLQVALVTNTTSRTRASIAGVLADAGFPVTAEDILTAPSVTAAYLAEHCPGARCALLNSGDVAEDLEGVTLVEDAPDVVIVGGAGEEFGYAELNRAFGHLQRGARLIAMHRNLYWRTAEGLQLDSGAFLVGLERAARTEAEVTGKPSAAFFEAALARLGVTADRAVMVGDDVESDVLAAQRAGITGVLVRTGKFLPETLREASGTPDHVIDSFADLPALLRGRA, encoded by the coding sequence ATGGAATCCGTGCGTGCCGTGCTCATCGACATCGACGGTGTCCTCACCGTCTCCTGGCAGCCGCTCCCCGGCGCGGTCGAGGCCCTCCGGGAGATCCGCGGGGCCGGGCTCCAGGTCGCGCTCGTCACCAACACGACCTCGCGGACGCGGGCGTCCATCGCCGGGGTGCTGGCGGACGCGGGGTTCCCGGTGACGGCCGAGGACATCCTGACGGCGCCCTCGGTGACGGCCGCGTATCTCGCGGAGCACTGCCCGGGGGCGCGGTGCGCGCTGCTGAACAGTGGGGACGTCGCGGAGGACCTGGAGGGGGTGACGCTCGTCGAGGACGCGCCGGACGTCGTCATCGTCGGGGGCGCCGGGGAGGAGTTCGGGTACGCGGAGCTGAACCGGGCCTTCGGGCACCTCCAGCGCGGGGCGCGGCTGATCGCCATGCACCGGAACCTGTACTGGCGTACCGCGGAGGGGCTGCAACTGGACTCCGGGGCCTTCCTGGTGGGCCTTGAGCGGGCGGCGCGGACCGAGGCGGAGGTGACGGGGAAGCCCTCGGCGGCCTTCTTCGAGGCGGCGCTCGCGCGGCTGGGGGTGACCGCGGACCGGGCGGTGATGGTCGGGGACGACGTGGAGTCGGACGTACTGGCGGCGCAGCGGGCCGGGATCACCGGGGTGCTGGTCAGGACCGGCAAGTTCCTGCCGGAGACGCTGCGCGAGGCGAGCGGCACGCCCGACCATGTGATCGACTCTTTCGCCGACCTCCCGGCGCTGCTCCGTGGCAGGGCCTAG
- a CDS encoding sulfite exporter TauE/SafE family protein: MDTMNLWHITGWEFAALACAALLVGFSKTAVSGANTVSLAIFAAVLPARASTGVLLPVLIAGDVLAVLTYRRHAHWPTLWRLFPAVAAGVVGGTVFLMWADDGIVRTSIGAILLLMAAVTVWRRRAAEAEPDPDAVVTRSGRIKARSYGVLGGFTTMVANAGGPVMSMYLLSAGFRKLGFLGTSAFFFLIVNVSKVPFSVGLGLIDGRSLLLDAALVAFVVPGAFIGKWAVSRINQRLFERLVIAATVVGGVQLLLP; encoded by the coding sequence ATGGACACGATGAATCTGTGGCACATCACCGGCTGGGAGTTCGCCGCGCTCGCCTGCGCGGCACTGTTGGTCGGCTTCTCGAAGACGGCCGTGAGCGGGGCCAATACGGTCAGTCTGGCGATCTTCGCCGCGGTGCTGCCCGCCCGTGCCTCCACCGGCGTGCTGCTCCCGGTGCTGATCGCGGGGGACGTGCTCGCCGTCCTCACCTACCGGCGGCACGCCCACTGGCCCACGCTGTGGCGGCTGTTCCCCGCGGTCGCGGCCGGAGTCGTCGGGGGCACGGTGTTCCTGATGTGGGCCGACGACGGGATCGTCCGGACGTCGATCGGGGCGATCCTGCTGCTGATGGCCGCGGTGACGGTATGGCGCCGCCGGGCCGCCGAGGCCGAGCCGGACCCGGACGCCGTGGTCACCCGCAGCGGGCGGATCAAGGCCCGTTCCTACGGCGTGCTGGGCGGGTTCACCACCATGGTCGCCAACGCGGGCGGCCCGGTGATGTCGATGTATCTGCTCTCCGCGGGCTTCCGCAAGCTCGGCTTCCTCGGCACCTCGGCCTTCTTCTTCCTGATCGTCAATGTCTCGAAGGTGCCTTTCAGCGTGGGCCTCGGCCTGATCGACGGCCGCTCACTGCTCCTCGACGCGGCGCTCGTCGCGTTCGTGGTACCCGGCGCGTTCATCGGCAAATGGGCTGTGAGCCGGATCAACCAGCGCCTGTTCGAGCGGCTCGTCATCGCGGCGACCGTCGTGGGCGGGGTCCAGCTGCTGCTGCCCTAG
- a CDS encoding thiolase family protein has protein sequence MRPVHFAAARRTPIGKLRGALSSVRPDDLAATVIRGLVAEVPALDPARIDDVYWGAANQAGEDNRNVARMAALLAGLPESVPGATVNRLCASGLEAVTTAARTIAAGEADIVLAGGSESMSRAPFVLPRPDEALPHRIETVDTRLGWRLVNPAMRELHGLLSMGETAEEVAAKYGISRERQDEFALRSHRLAAEARKNGHFDDELLPVERADGVVVDLDECVREDTSYERLARLKPVFREGGTVTAGNASPMNDGAAGLLLVSEEALNELGLESLGRYVAGASAGVHPDVMGIGPVPATQKVLARARWSVADLQEAEFNEAFAAQALACVDRLGVDPELVNPSGGAIALGHPLGCSGARILTTLLHRMRRTGAERGLATMCVGVGQGSAVLVERH, from the coding sequence GTGCGTCCCGTCCACTTCGCGGCCGCCCGCCGCACGCCCATCGGCAAACTGCGCGGAGCGCTGTCCTCCGTCCGGCCCGACGACCTTGCCGCGACCGTGATCCGCGGCCTGGTCGCCGAGGTGCCCGCGCTCGACCCGGCGCGCATCGACGACGTGTACTGGGGCGCCGCGAACCAGGCCGGCGAGGACAACCGCAACGTCGCCCGGATGGCCGCGCTGCTGGCCGGACTGCCCGAGTCGGTTCCCGGCGCCACCGTGAACCGGCTGTGCGCCTCCGGTCTCGAAGCGGTCACCACTGCTGCCCGTACCATCGCCGCCGGCGAGGCCGACATCGTGCTCGCCGGTGGTTCCGAGTCGATGAGCCGCGCACCCTTCGTGCTGCCCCGGCCCGACGAGGCCCTGCCGCACCGCATCGAGACCGTCGACACCCGGCTCGGCTGGCGGCTGGTCAACCCGGCGATGAGGGAACTCCACGGACTGCTGTCCATGGGGGAGACCGCGGAGGAGGTCGCCGCCAAGTACGGGATCTCGCGCGAGCGGCAGGACGAGTTCGCGCTGCGCAGCCATCGGCTGGCCGCCGAGGCCCGCAAGAACGGCCATTTCGATGATGAGTTGCTGCCCGTGGAGCGCGCCGACGGGGTCGTCGTCGACCTCGACGAGTGCGTGCGCGAGGACACGTCGTACGAGAGGCTCGCGCGGCTGAAGCCCGTCTTCCGGGAGGGCGGCACGGTCACCGCGGGGAACGCCTCGCCGATGAACGACGGTGCGGCCGGACTGCTGCTCGTCAGCGAGGAGGCGCTGAACGAACTCGGTCTTGAGTCGCTCGGTCGGTATGTCGCCGGGGCCTCCGCGGGAGTGCACCCGGATGTCATGGGGATCGGGCCGGTCCCGGCCACGCAGAAGGTGCTCGCGCGGGCGCGGTGGAGCGTGGCGGATCTCCAGGAGGCCGAGTTCAACGAGGCGTTCGCGGCGCAGGCACTCGCCTGCGTGGACCGTCTTGGCGTCGACCCGGAGCTGGTCAACCCGAGCGGCGGGGCGATCGCCCTGGGGCATCCGCTGGGCTGCTCGGGGGCGCGGATCCTGACGACCCTGCTGCACCGGATGCGCCGCACGGGGGCCGAGCGGGGGCTCGCGACGATGTGTGTGGGCGTGGGGCAGGGGAGCGCGGTGCTGGTGGAGCGTCACTGA
- a CDS encoding amidohydrolase family protein, producing the protein MTAPARGPVHEALAAQPLVDHHCHGVTTGDLDRAGLESLLTEGAAWPGISPFDTPVGVAVRRHCAPVLDLPRHASPDAYTARRAALGAAEVNRRFLAASRTDVLCVDTGYAPLPLTSPSELAELSGGTAFEVERLENLAESVARAGVEPDEYGAAFRRAAEDAVRRPGVVAVKSVAAYRTGFDLDPARPTEGEVTEAARRWTAAGGRLSDPVLVRHVLWTAVDLGLPLQLHTGFGDSDIRLHRADPARLTDWLHLIVGTIPVLLLHCWPYQRQAAYLAAVFEQVYLDVGLTLHHVGPARARAVLEEALEITPFRKLLYSSDAYGPAEFYLLGAVSFRQGLAALLQDRVDADELSLPDALRIVRWTGSANARRLYGLPAETVPRRD; encoded by the coding sequence GTGACGGCCCCCGCCCGCGGTCCGGTGCACGAGGCCCTCGCCGCCCAGCCCCTGGTCGACCACCACTGCCACGGTGTGACCACCGGTGACCTGGACCGCGCGGGCCTCGAGTCCCTGCTGACCGAGGGCGCTGCCTGGCCCGGGATCTCCCCCTTCGACACCCCGGTCGGCGTGGCCGTGCGCCGCCACTGCGCCCCGGTGCTGGACCTGCCCCGACACGCCTCGCCGGACGCCTACACGGCCCGGCGTGCCGCACTCGGCGCGGCCGAGGTGAACCGGCGCTTCCTCGCCGCCTCCCGCACCGACGTCCTGTGCGTCGACACCGGCTACGCCCCGCTCCCCCTGACCTCGCCCAGCGAACTGGCCGAACTGTCGGGCGGCACCGCCTTCGAGGTCGAACGCCTGGAGAACCTCGCCGAGTCGGTCGCGCGGGCGGGCGTCGAGCCGGACGAGTACGGCGCCGCCTTCCGCCGGGCCGCCGAGGACGCCGTACGACGGCCCGGCGTGGTGGCGGTGAAGTCCGTCGCCGCCTACCGGACCGGCTTCGACCTCGACCCGGCGCGCCCGACGGAGGGGGAGGTCACGGAGGCGGCCCGGCGCTGGACGGCCGCGGGCGGTCGGCTGTCCGATCCGGTGCTGGTGCGCCACGTGCTGTGGACGGCCGTGGACCTGGGCCTGCCGCTCCAACTGCACACCGGGTTCGGGGACAGCGACATCCGGCTGCACCGGGCCGACCCGGCCCGGCTCACCGACTGGCTGCATCTGATCGTGGGCACGATCCCCGTGCTGCTCCTGCACTGCTGGCCGTACCAGCGCCAAGCCGCCTACCTGGCCGCCGTGTTCGAGCAGGTGTACCTCGACGTGGGCCTCACCCTGCACCATGTCGGCCCCGCACGCGCGCGTGCGGTCCTGGAGGAGGCGCTGGAGATCACCCCGTTCCGCAAGCTGCTCTACAGCTCCGACGCCTACGGTCCGGCCGAGTTCTACCTGCTCGGCGCGGTGTCCTTCCGGCAGGGCCTGGCCGCGCTGCTCCAGGACCGGGTCGACGCCGACGAGCTGAGTCTGCCCGACGCCTTACGGATCGTCCGGTGGACCGGCTCCGCCAACGCCCGCCGCCTGTACGGACTTCCCGCCGAAACCGTCCCCCGGCGCGACTGA
- a CDS encoding alpha/beta hydrolase: protein MADPREHILAATRGPIVVREWPRRAPRYVALLVHGYGEHSGRYEEVAGVLTRHGAAVFAPDHTGHGQSSGERVVIEDFEDVVTDVHAVAELARSAHPGIPLVMVGHSMGGLISARFAQRYGAELTALVLSGPVIGDWPLPRRLLALEEIPDIPISPAALSRDPEVGASYAADPLVWHGPMKRPTVEAFVRTLDTVAKGGDIGPLPLLWLHGDDDRLVPLAGSRIGVQDLRGERLTEHVYPGARHEVFQETNKEEVFDDLVRFLDDVLEE from the coding sequence ATGGCCGACCCCCGCGAACACATCCTCGCCGCCACCCGCGGTCCGATCGTCGTGCGCGAGTGGCCAAGACGCGCCCCGCGCTACGTCGCCCTCCTGGTGCACGGCTACGGGGAGCACTCCGGGCGATACGAGGAGGTGGCCGGGGTCCTGACCCGGCACGGCGCGGCCGTGTTCGCCCCCGATCACACCGGGCACGGGCAGTCGTCCGGCGAGCGGGTGGTGATCGAGGACTTCGAGGACGTCGTCACCGATGTGCACGCGGTCGCGGAGCTGGCCCGCTCCGCCCACCCGGGCATCCCCCTGGTCATGGTCGGGCACTCCATGGGCGGCCTGATCTCCGCCCGCTTCGCCCAGCGGTACGGCGCCGAGCTCACCGCGCTGGTGCTGTCGGGGCCGGTCATCGGCGACTGGCCGCTGCCGCGCCGGCTGCTCGCCCTGGAGGAGATCCCGGACATCCCGATCAGCCCGGCCGCGCTCTCCCGCGACCCGGAGGTGGGCGCCTCGTACGCCGCCGACCCGCTGGTCTGGCACGGCCCGATGAAGCGGCCCACGGTGGAGGCCTTCGTCCGGACGCTGGACACCGTGGCCAAGGGCGGGGACATCGGACCGCTGCCGCTGCTGTGGCTGCACGGCGACGACGACCGGCTGGTCCCGCTCGCCGGGAGCCGCATCGGCGTCCAGGACCTGCGCGGCGAGCGGCTGACCGAGCACGTCTACCCGGGCGCCCGGCACGAGGTGTTCCAGGAGACGAACAAGGAGGAGGTCTTCGACGACTTGGTCCGCTTCCTGGACGACGTACTCGAAGAGTGA
- a CDS encoding potassium channel family protein → MLPGFLARAVAALLGRESRSLHLKAAMGATGVLGVVMLAGSWAVVAAEQDARGANLTTYPRALWWSIETATTVGYGDFYPVTFWGRVVAAVVMVVGITTYGMVTAALATWFVGREQKRRHRLAHDAEELYDETARALHARFDRLERMLTGPRDQP, encoded by the coding sequence ATGCTGCCCGGATTCCTCGCCAGGGCGGTCGCCGCGCTGCTCGGCCGGGAGAGCCGCTCGCTGCATCTGAAGGCGGCGATGGGGGCGACGGGAGTCCTCGGTGTGGTGATGCTCGCCGGGTCATGGGCGGTGGTCGCCGCCGAACAGGACGCCAGGGGTGCGAACCTGACGACGTATCCGCGGGCGCTGTGGTGGTCCATCGAGACCGCGACGACCGTGGGATACGGCGACTTCTACCCGGTCACCTTCTGGGGCCGGGTCGTCGCGGCGGTGGTGATGGTCGTCGGGATCACGACGTACGGCATGGTCACCGCCGCGCTGGCCACCTGGTTCGTCGGACGGGAGCAGAAACGCCGGCACAGGCTCGCCCATGACGCCGAGGAGCTGTACGACGAGACGGCCCGCGCCCTGCACGCCCGCTTCGACCGGCTGGAGCGGATGCTCACCGGTCCGCGCGATCAGCCCTAG
- a CDS encoding SAM-dependent methyltransferase has protein sequence MTGTEPALRIDTTRPHPARVYDWYLGGKDNYPVDEALGRQIMAIDTGAPRAARSNRRFMQRATRHLAGSAGIRQFLDIGTGIPTEPNLHQIAQSFAPDARVVYVDNDPIVLAHAEALLRGTPEGVTEYVQADAREPGAILEQAARVLDFDRPIALSLIALLHFVADTDGTYELVDTLVDALAPGSCLVLSCMTADFEPENVREGIERYAAGGVTLVARTHDEVGRFFTGLEVLEPGIVSVKDWRPDLALDESPLGDGPVSLYGAVGVKS, from the coding sequence GTGACCGGGACCGAGCCGGCCCTCCGTATCGACACGACCCGGCCCCATCCGGCCCGGGTGTACGACTGGTACCTCGGCGGCAAGGACAACTACCCGGTCGACGAGGCGCTCGGCCGGCAGATCATGGCGATCGACACGGGCGCCCCGCGGGCCGCGCGGAGCAACCGCCGGTTCATGCAGCGGGCCACCCGCCATCTCGCCGGGTCGGCCGGGATCCGCCAGTTCCTGGACATAGGCACGGGCATTCCCACCGAGCCCAACCTCCACCAGATCGCCCAGTCCTTCGCACCGGACGCGCGCGTCGTCTACGTCGACAACGACCCGATCGTCCTCGCGCACGCCGAGGCACTGCTGCGCGGCACGCCGGAGGGCGTGACGGAGTACGTCCAGGCCGACGCCCGCGAGCCGGGCGCGATCCTCGAACAGGCCGCCCGCGTCCTCGACTTCGACCGCCCGATCGCCCTGTCGCTGATCGCCCTGCTGCACTTCGTCGCCGACACGGACGGCACCTACGAGCTGGTCGACACCCTCGTCGACGCGCTGGCCCCGGGCAGTTGCCTGGTCCTGTCGTGCATGACCGCCGACTTCGAGCCGGAGAACGTCCGGGAGGGCATCGAGCGGTACGCGGCGGGCGGGGTGACCCTCGTGGCGCGCACGCACGACGAAGTGGGCCGTTTCTTCACGGGACTTGAGGTGCTGGAGCCGGGCATCGTGTCGGTGAAGGACTGGCGCCCCGACCTCGCCCTGGACGAGTCGCCGCTCGGCGACGGGCCCGTGTCGCTGTACGGCGCGGTCGGCGTCAAATCCTGA
- a CDS encoding cobalt-precorrin-6A reductase, translated as MPPHVLILGGTTEARELAAVLTAFPGVRVTTSLAGRVSRPGTVTGEVRIGGFGGAEGLARWLREERVDALVDATHPFAAGITANAARAAAATGVPAVVLRRLGWEPGPEDRWHPVPSLDAAADLLPSLGRRVFLTTGRLGLAAFAHLTDLHFVVRSVEPPEPPLPPRTEVLLARGPFTVDDETALLSAHCVDVLVTKDSGGSATSAKLTAARQLALPVVVVRRPALPEGVTAVPDAAGVLERLGFSPR; from the coding sequence ATGCCCCCGCACGTCCTGATCCTCGGTGGCACCACCGAGGCCCGTGAACTCGCCGCCGTGCTCACCGCGTTCCCCGGGGTGCGCGTCACCACCTCGCTCGCGGGCCGGGTGTCGCGGCCGGGGACCGTCACCGGCGAGGTGCGCATCGGGGGTTTCGGCGGTGCGGAGGGGCTCGCGCGGTGGCTGCGCGAGGAGCGCGTGGACGCCCTGGTCGACGCCACCCATCCCTTCGCCGCCGGGATCACGGCGAACGCGGCCCGCGCCGCCGCGGCCACCGGGGTCCCGGCGGTCGTGCTGCGCCGCCTCGGCTGGGAGCCCGGCCCCGAGGACCGCTGGCATCCGGTGCCCTCCCTGGACGCGGCCGCCGACCTGCTGCCGAGCCTCGGCCGGCGGGTCTTCCTGACCACGGGCCGACTGGGCCTGGCCGCCTTCGCCCACCTGACGGACCTGCACTTCGTCGTACGGTCGGTGGAGCCCCCCGAGCCACCGCTGCCGCCTCGCACCGAAGTCCTGCTGGCCCGCGGCCCGTTCACGGTGGACGATGAGACCGCCCTCCTCTCCGCCCACTGCGTCGACGTCCTGGTGACGAAGGACAGCGGCGGATCGGCGACCTCCGCGAAACTCACGGCGGCCCGGCAACTCGCGCTGCCGGTGGTGGTCGTACGACGGCCTGCGCTGCCGGAGGGAGTGACGGCGGTGCCGGACGCGGCCGGGGTACTGGAGCGGCTGGGGTTCAGCCCTCGATGA
- a CDS encoding SAM-dependent methyltransferase, with product MTEGHTPADRSAKLNTGVAHNARVWNYWIGGKDNYAVDQQVGEQVAGMFPIIRDIARADREFLGRAVRYLAEERGMRQFLDIGTGLPTADNTHEIAQRITPDARIVYVDNDPIVLAHARALLTGTHAGVTDYIDADVHDPEAILERAKGTLDFTEPVAVMMLGILNFVLDFDKARDIARRVMAAVPSGSCLVLTHPTYDDKVGGAGQIPAMEFWNKNATPPITARSGADITAFFEGLEFVEPGLVSCSVWRAGADSPAAVPQYGGVAVKP from the coding sequence GTGACCGAAGGCCACACCCCGGCGGACAGGTCCGCGAAGCTCAACACCGGTGTGGCGCACAACGCGCGGGTGTGGAACTACTGGATCGGCGGCAAGGACAACTACGCCGTGGACCAGCAGGTCGGCGAGCAGGTCGCCGGGATGTTCCCGATCATCCGGGACATCGCCCGCGCGGACCGCGAGTTCCTCGGGCGCGCGGTGCGGTATCTCGCCGAGGAGCGCGGCATGCGGCAGTTCCTGGACATCGGCACCGGACTGCCCACGGCGGACAACACCCACGAGATCGCCCAGCGCATCACCCCGGACGCGCGGATCGTCTACGTCGACAACGACCCGATCGTCCTCGCGCACGCCCGCGCCCTGCTCACCGGCACCCACGCCGGGGTCACCGACTACATCGACGCCGATGTGCACGACCCGGAGGCGATCCTCGAACGCGCCAAGGGCACCCTGGACTTCACCGAGCCGGTCGCGGTGATGATGCTCGGCATCCTCAACTTCGTCCTCGACTTCGACAAGGCCCGCGACATCGCGCGACGGGTGATGGCCGCGGTCCCCTCCGGCAGCTGTCTGGTGCTGACCCACCCCACCTACGACGACAAGGTGGGCGGCGCGGGCCAGATCCCGGCGATGGAGTTCTGGAACAAGAACGCCACTCCCCCGATCACCGCCCGCAGCGGCGCGGACATCACCGCGTTCTTCGAAGGCCTGGAGTTCGTGGAACCGGGCCTGGTGTCGTGCTCGGTGTGGCGGGCCGGCGCCGACTCTCCCGCCGCGGTGCCGCAGTACGGCGGGGTGGCCGTGAAACCCTGA
- a CDS encoding alpha/beta fold hydrolase, which translates to MTRSCALNGTTARALRRGLAACLATLTVGALAGAAPVGAATEGPAPTVCPAPLAGKATCYTGQDAHGAHYAIAVPADWNGSLVVHAHGGPDLGAVSDPARSLDDLGRWSVMVDEGYAWAGSSYRRGGYGTRMAAADTESVRRLFVGEFGEPKRTFVHGQSWGGNVAAKVVETYRGHYDGALLTNGVLGGGSRGYDYRVDLRVVYQYYCQNHPRPSEVQYPLWQGLRAGSTMTSAGLRSRLQECTGYASAPQDRTAVQQRNLDDILGVTGIPERTLESHLRFATFTFRDIVHDRLGDRNPFSNAGVRYSGSHDDEALNAGVERFAADPTAVRDLSYDSDLTGEVRIPVLTLHAIDDPTAFIEHESAYRATLEGAGLERNLVQTFTRESEHSELSGAEYANSIAALDRWVRTDVRPTAQSVAATCTGDCFYDPDFRPGSYASRVEPRPGGLRWPAMTAEQERVWSRVPGVGIAP; encoded by the coding sequence ATGACGAGGAGTTGCGCCTTGAACGGAACCACAGCACGCGCCCTGAGACGGGGCCTCGCCGCCTGTCTGGCCACCCTGACCGTCGGTGCCCTGGCCGGCGCCGCACCGGTCGGCGCGGCCACCGAGGGACCCGCCCCCACCGTCTGTCCGGCGCCGCTCGCCGGCAAGGCCACCTGCTACACCGGGCAGGACGCGCACGGCGCCCACTACGCCATCGCCGTCCCCGCCGACTGGAACGGCTCCCTGGTCGTCCACGCCCACGGCGGCCCCGACCTCGGCGCGGTCTCCGACCCCGCGCGCAGCCTCGACGATCTGGGCCGCTGGTCGGTCATGGTCGACGAGGGCTACGCCTGGGCCGGTTCGTCGTACCGGCGGGGCGGCTACGGCACCCGGATGGCGGCGGCGGACACCGAGAGCGTGCGGCGGCTGTTCGTCGGGGAGTTCGGCGAGCCGAAGCGGACGTTCGTGCACGGGCAGTCGTGGGGCGGAAACGTCGCCGCGAAGGTCGTCGAGACCTACCGGGGCCACTACGACGGCGCGCTGCTCACCAACGGCGTCCTCGGCGGCGGCTCGCGGGGCTACGACTACCGGGTCGACCTGCGCGTGGTCTACCAGTACTACTGCCAGAACCATCCCCGGCCGAGCGAGGTCCAGTACCCGCTGTGGCAGGGCCTGCGCGCCGGTTCCACGATGACCTCCGCCGGGCTGCGTTCCCGCCTCCAGGAGTGCACGGGCTACGCCTCCGCCCCGCAGGACCGGACGGCCGTGCAGCAGCGCAACCTCGACGACATCCTCGGTGTCACCGGCATCCCGGAGCGCACCCTGGAGTCGCATCTGCGGTTCGCGACCTTCACCTTCCGCGACATCGTGCACGACCGTCTGGGCGACCGGAACCCGTTCTCCAACGCGGGTGTGCGGTACTCCGGTTCGCACGACGACGAGGCGCTGAACGCCGGGGTCGAGCGGTTCGCCGCCGATCCCACGGCCGTGCGGGACCTGTCGTACGACAGTGATCTGACCGGCGAGGTCCGCATCCCCGTGCTCACGCTGCACGCGATCGACGACCCGACCGCGTTCATCGAGCACGAGTCCGCGTACCGGGCCACGCTCGAAGGGGCGGGCCTGGAGCGGAACCTGGTGCAGACGTTCACCCGGGAGTCCGAGCACAGTGAGCTGAGCGGCGCCGAGTACGCCAACTCGATCGCCGCGCTGGACCGGTGGGTGCGTACGGACGTACGGCCGACGGCTCAGTCGGTGGCGGCGACGTGTACGGGCGACTGCTTCTACGACCCGGACTTCCGGCCCGGCTCGTACGCCTCGCGGGTCGAGCCCCGGCCGGGCGGGCTGCGGTGGCCGGCGATGACGGCGGAGCAGGAGCGGGTGTGGAGCCGCGTCCCTGGGGTCGGCATCGCGCCTTGA